The Ciona intestinalis chromosome 11, KH, whole genome shotgun sequence genome has a segment encoding these proteins:
- the LOC100178225 gene encoding carbohydrate sulfotransferase 11 has translation MDSDTKTSQPQEPHITRLKEISSRCESSHYINKRIDLSRFVFDDEHKLIMCVVPKAACTTWKRIMWYLNGCENDKEKVFKLNVAILDLTARRLKRLSSVSKESAIEKLRSYTKFFVKRSPFERLVSAYRNKFITSKNPNYREKIGKQYAKVQAAKLLQGLRLPMRNIARGRVGVDDVMNDVRIRSMNDTMQERLRKYLVTIRHGNLTFEQFTSHIVKATEYNLPGELDVHWRPQVELCNPCALKYDYVIDFRKMATESNELLQYVQRNDDVMDQIRLKETHRVLTNDDTVASHMNLIDDNVKLKLKRLYENDSYILGYSPMR, from the exons ATGG ATTCAGATACGAAGACCTCCCAACCACAAGAGCCTCACATCACACGACTAAAGGAAATTTCATCCCGATGCGAATCGTCTCATTATATAAACAAGAGAATAGATCTTTCCCGGTTCGTATTCGACGATGAACATAAACTGATCATGTGTGTTGTACCGAAG GCGGCTTGTACAACGTGGAAGAGAATCATGTGGTACTTGAATGGTTGTGAGAATgacaaagaaaaagtttttaaattgaacgTGGCAATCCTGGATTTAACAGCGCGAAGATTGAAACGATTATCAAG TGTAAGCAAAGAATCGGCGATCGAGAAACTTCGATCTTACACGAAATTCTTCGTAAAAAGATCTCCCTTTGAAAGGTTGGTCTCGGCCTACAGGAATAAATTCATTACAAGCAAAAACCCGAATTATAGAGAAAAGATTGGCAAACAATACGCTAAAGTTCAAGCTGCAAAGCTACTGCAAGGTTTACGCCTTCCAATGAG AAATATTGCCCGTGGTCGTGTTGGTgttgatgacgtaatgaatGACGTCAGGATACGTTCGATGAACGATACCATGCAGGAACGTTTAAGAAAGTATCTAGTGACGATTAGACATGGAAATCTTACTTTTGAACAATTTACAAG CCACATCGTTAAAGCTACCGAATACAACTTACCTGGTGAACTAGACGTCCACTGGCGCCCCCAGGTGGAGCTTTGCAACCCGTGCGCTTTAAAATATGACTACGTCATCGATTTCCGCAAGATGGCGACAGAGTCCAACGAATTGCTTCAATACGTCCAGCGAAATGATGACGTAATGGATCAAATTCGTTTAAAAGAAACACACCGAGTGCTAACGAACGATGATACGGTCGCTTCTCATATGAATTTAATTGATGATAATGTTAAGTTAAAGTTGAAACGGTTGTATGAAAATGACTCTTATATCCTTGGCTATTCTCCGATGCGTTAG
- the LOC100183744 gene encoding uncharacterized protein LOC100183744 isoform X2: MKVVKVLLFILPLLLLVTAQYDNQNSDNLYSEDGYDDYISILTTTPVEEIATTPLSVVTQPVTVTGNQATTLKWAASEGGNNQSRSVSRESTASQKAPTRHTTHSLLHDLATVAVATTQGDTRDSDVIATTSRSAHVIPTREDYTTNKTTTSAPEVILTLNPVRVTATTFQNASYPVEENATSANAKQQTTTQRDVTQRTEATAATSVPLDTPVPPYYGPGQGVGSPPFMDYDVGGEGSNSTTSGDIMYVINVPLAVILAAHWRWFLLGAVAIVLLVLIPGMIIQISCNKFYLSYRREKHGDVEKNTEVATNLDQHPPTTVSVIHSEDNSMSEPPPPTAPSFDPPPIPTQPEHDVINSPEPPLYNPDPYPSDQHRVVTCTEPEQRQDLYATIHNKQNIENGIQPQQKRDYEVCVIPAPVVRSVVPQTPQTTKQAIGNEAIIQSNRTQLDPIVTPRVKNSIKPTRPTRPKEYKIQQSKRRESNVREPREKRRGLKTQDTNRRRRENERRSGKKDPPVSDARELAEKRKELKRKEELLRQIIAGVTEAEMLQRKLDRTRRWAKEQRRGRSDGSKEPKSQTRRPRKSERTRSDDGAAELERKIPRPHYNTDRVRKKRS, from the exons ATGAAAGTAGTTAAAgtattactttttattctgCCTTTGCTACTACTAGTTACAGCTCAATATGACAACCAGAACTCCGACAACTTATACTCAGAGGACGGCTACGACgattatatttctatattaaCAACGACCCCGGTTGAAGAAATCGCGACCACTCCGCTTAGCGTGGTAACTCAACCTGTAACTGTAACGGGAAATCAAGCGACTACTTTGAAATGGGCGGCTAGTGAAGGCGGAAATAATCAATCACGTTCGGTAAGCAGAGAAAGCACGGCGAGCCAGAAAGCACCAACCCGTCATACCACGCATAGCTTATTGCACGACCTTGCAACAGTAGCTGTTGCAACCACACAGGGAGATACCCGagatagtgacgtcatagctACTACGTCACGGAGCGCACACGTTATCCCGACAAGGGAAGATTATACGACGAACAAAACAACTACAAGCGCCCCTGAAGTAATCTTAACTCTTAACCCTGTAAGAGTTACTGCAACGACGTTTCAAAACGCGTCATATCCGGTGGAAGAGAATGCAACCAGCGCAAATGCAAAACAGCAAACAACAACGCAGCGCGACGTAACGCAGCGTACCGAAGCCACTGCTGCAACCTCAGTACCCCTTGACACACCCGTGCCACCATATTATGGACCAG GTCAAGGCGTTGGAAGTCCCCCGTTTATGGATTATGACGTCGGTGGTGAAGGAAGTA ACTCGACCACCAGTGGCGACATCATGTACGTCATCAACGTTCCTCTAGCTGTGATCTTGGCCGCCCACTGGCGGTGGTTTCTTTTGGGGGCAGTGGCCATCGTGCTGTTGGTTCTGATACCTGGAATGATAATTCAAATCAGTTGCAACAAGTTCTACTTATCCTACAG ACGTGAAAAACATGGGGACGTCGAGAAAAACACTGAAGTGGCGACGAATCTGGACCAACACCCACCAACCACGGTGTCTGTAATACACAGTGAGGACAACTCAA TGAGTGAACCCCCACCACCCACCGCCCCATCATTTGACCCGCCCCCCATACCTACTCAACCGgaacatgacgtcatcaactcCCCTGAACCCCCATTATACAACCCAGACCCGTATCCTAGCGACCAACACCGGGTAGTGACGTGTACAGAGCCCGAACAAAGACAGGATTTATACGCAACAATACATAACAAACAGAACATCGAAAATGGGATCCAACCTCAACAGAAAAGAGATTACGAAGTCTGTGTGATCCCAGCGCCCGTTGTAAGGTCGGTAGTGCCGCAAACCCcacaaactacaaaacaaGCGATTGGCAATGAAGCTATAATACAAAGTAACCGTACACAGTTGGACCCTATAGTTACTCCAAGGGTTAAAAACTCAATTAAACCTACGAGGCCAACAAGACCAAAGGAGTATAAGATACAGCAATCAAAGAGGAGAGAATCCAACGTGAGAGAACCGAGAGAAAAAAGGCGTGGTTTAAAAACTCAAGATACAAATCGAAGAAGAAGAGAAAATGAGAGAAGGTCAGGCAAAAAAGATCCTCCAGTTTCGGATGCGAGAGAATTGGCAGAGAAGAGAAAAGAGTTAAAGAGGAAAGAAGAGTTGCTCCGACAGATCATTGCTGGAGTTACAGAGGCAGAGATGTTGCAGAGGAAATTGGATCGAACCCGGAGGTGGGCTAAAGAGCAGAGACGCGGTAGATCGGATGGGAGCAAGGAACCAAAGTCTCAAACCAGGCGGCCGAGGAAAAGTGAAAGAACTCGTTCGGACGATGGCGCTGCGGAGTTGGAAAGGAAAATTCCTCGCCCGCATTATAATACTGATCGTGTGAGAAAGAAACGGAGTTGA
- the LOC100183744 gene encoding uncharacterized protein LOC100183744 isoform X1 encodes MKVVKVLLFILPLLLLVTAQYDNQNSDNLYSEDGYDDYISILTTTPVEEIATTPLSVVTQPVTVTGNQATTLKWAASEGGNNQSRSVSRESTASQKAPTRHTTHSLLHDLATVAVATTQGDTRDSDVIATTSRSAHVIPTREDYTTNKTTTSAPEVILTLNPVRVTATTFQNASYPVEENATSANAKQQTTTQRDVTQRTEATAATSVPLDTPVPPYYGPGQGVGSPPFMDYDVGGEGSTYTPDSTTSGDIMYVINVPLAVILAAHWRWFLLGAVAIVLLVLIPGMIIQISCNKFYLSYRREKHGDVEKNTEVATNLDQHPPTTVSVIHSEDNSMSEPPPPTAPSFDPPPIPTQPEHDVINSPEPPLYNPDPYPSDQHRVVTCTEPEQRQDLYATIHNKQNIENGIQPQQKRDYEVCVIPAPVVRSVVPQTPQTTKQAIGNEAIIQSNRTQLDPIVTPRVKNSIKPTRPTRPKEYKIQQSKRRESNVREPREKRRGLKTQDTNRRRRENERRSGKKDPPVSDARELAEKRKELKRKEELLRQIIAGVTEAEMLQRKLDRTRRWAKEQRRGRSDGSKEPKSQTRRPRKSERTRSDDGAAELERKIPRPHYNTDRVRKKRS; translated from the exons ATGAAAGTAGTTAAAgtattactttttattctgCCTTTGCTACTACTAGTTACAGCTCAATATGACAACCAGAACTCCGACAACTTATACTCAGAGGACGGCTACGACgattatatttctatattaaCAACGACCCCGGTTGAAGAAATCGCGACCACTCCGCTTAGCGTGGTAACTCAACCTGTAACTGTAACGGGAAATCAAGCGACTACTTTGAAATGGGCGGCTAGTGAAGGCGGAAATAATCAATCACGTTCGGTAAGCAGAGAAAGCACGGCGAGCCAGAAAGCACCAACCCGTCATACCACGCATAGCTTATTGCACGACCTTGCAACAGTAGCTGTTGCAACCACACAGGGAGATACCCGagatagtgacgtcatagctACTACGTCACGGAGCGCACACGTTATCCCGACAAGGGAAGATTATACGACGAACAAAACAACTACAAGCGCCCCTGAAGTAATCTTAACTCTTAACCCTGTAAGAGTTACTGCAACGACGTTTCAAAACGCGTCATATCCGGTGGAAGAGAATGCAACCAGCGCAAATGCAAAACAGCAAACAACAACGCAGCGCGACGTAACGCAGCGTACCGAAGCCACTGCTGCAACCTCAGTACCCCTTGACACACCCGTGCCACCATATTATGGACCAG GTCAAGGCGTTGGAAGTCCCCCGTTTATGGATTATGACGTCGGTGGTGAAGGAAGTA CATACACACCAGACTCGACCACCAGTGGCGACATCATGTACGTCATCAACGTTCCTCTAGCTGTGATCTTGGCCGCCCACTGGCGGTGGTTTCTTTTGGGGGCAGTGGCCATCGTGCTGTTGGTTCTGATACCTGGAATGATAATTCAAATCAGTTGCAACAAGTTCTACTTATCCTACAG ACGTGAAAAACATGGGGACGTCGAGAAAAACACTGAAGTGGCGACGAATCTGGACCAACACCCACCAACCACGGTGTCTGTAATACACAGTGAGGACAACTCAA TGAGTGAACCCCCACCACCCACCGCCCCATCATTTGACCCGCCCCCCATACCTACTCAACCGgaacatgacgtcatcaactcCCCTGAACCCCCATTATACAACCCAGACCCGTATCCTAGCGACCAACACCGGGTAGTGACGTGTACAGAGCCCGAACAAAGACAGGATTTATACGCAACAATACATAACAAACAGAACATCGAAAATGGGATCCAACCTCAACAGAAAAGAGATTACGAAGTCTGTGTGATCCCAGCGCCCGTTGTAAGGTCGGTAGTGCCGCAAACCCcacaaactacaaaacaaGCGATTGGCAATGAAGCTATAATACAAAGTAACCGTACACAGTTGGACCCTATAGTTACTCCAAGGGTTAAAAACTCAATTAAACCTACGAGGCCAACAAGACCAAAGGAGTATAAGATACAGCAATCAAAGAGGAGAGAATCCAACGTGAGAGAACCGAGAGAAAAAAGGCGTGGTTTAAAAACTCAAGATACAAATCGAAGAAGAAGAGAAAATGAGAGAAGGTCAGGCAAAAAAGATCCTCCAGTTTCGGATGCGAGAGAATTGGCAGAGAAGAGAAAAGAGTTAAAGAGGAAAGAAGAGTTGCTCCGACAGATCATTGCTGGAGTTACAGAGGCAGAGATGTTGCAGAGGAAATTGGATCGAACCCGGAGGTGGGCTAAAGAGCAGAGACGCGGTAGATCGGATGGGAGCAAGGAACCAAAGTCTCAAACCAGGCGGCCGAGGAAAAGTGAAAGAACTCGTTCGGACGATGGCGCTGCGGAGTTGGAAAGGAAAATTCCTCGCCCGCATTATAATACTGATCGTGTGAGAAAGAAACGGAGTTGA
- the LOC100175912 gene encoding methyltransferase-like protein 24, protein MRNNQLVWLGCCTVVLLVLIKMFLFPLTGMMTMEQWKEKRQEGVAEYIEEQRKQKAENDAAWRAPDVQLPSRYENNLSPEAELDRIWKYVNERQYNCNESEYLGGRPLDRDGAYDLCIEDKFWPVRKNPDQKCLMYSFGVGNDWSFDDEIAKRGCEVHAFDPSMDRLDDSPLGDHGVRFHKIGISGTDIDKDANGWKMRTFSTLLKELGHNGRWMDYLKVDTDAPGGGGFEDMIMQELLDTGLYSCVRQYSMEIHLMGPLTQKRWLDRSRNIYNQMTQLNDHGWRLYNKTDNVRAAKIVLKRPDFSQDEMRPRALNGAEEILWETSFVNFDVKGPCLVK, encoded by the exons atgAGGAATAACCAGTTAGTTTGGTTGGGCTGCTGTACAGttgttttattggttttaattaaaatgtttctttttccTTTAACTGGGATGATGACGATGGAACAATGGAAAGAAAAAAGACAGGAAG GTGTGGCTGAGTACATTGAAGAGCAAAGGAAGCAGAAAGCGGAGAACG ACGCAGCATGGCGCGCACCTGACGTTCAAC TTCCATCAAGATACGAAAACAATCTTTCACCCGAGGCAGAGTTGGACAGAATATGGAAATACGTGAACGAACGACAG TATAACTGCAATGAAAGTGAGTACCTGGGAGGACGACCTTTGGATCGGGACGGGGCGTATGATCTTTGTATTGAAGATAAGTTCTGGCCCGTGAGGAAAAACCCCGACCAGAAGTGTTTGATGTATTCGTTTGGAGTTGGTAATGATTGGAGTTTTGATGACGAGATTGCTAAGAGAGGATGTGAGGTTCATGCCTTTGATCCAA GTATGGACCGGCTCGATGATTCCCCCCTCGGTGACCACGGGGTCCGCTTCCACAAGATCGGAATCTCAGGAACCGACATCGATAAAGATGCCAATGGATGGAAGATGAGAACCTTca gTACCTTGTTGAAAGAGCTCGGTCATAATGGTCGTTGGATGGATTACTTGAAAGTTGACACCGATGCCCCTGGAGGTGGCGGGTTCGAAGATATG aTCATGCAAGAATTACTGGACACCGGACTTTACAGTTGTGTGCGACAATACTCAATGGAGATACATCTCATGGGTCCTCTTACACAGAAAAGGTGGCTGGATCGTTCAAGAAACATCTATAACCAGATGACCCAACTTAACGACCATGGCTGGAGGCTTTATAATAAAACGGATAATGTCCGAGCTGCCAAGATAGTTTTAAAACGCCCAGATTTCTCGCAAGATGAGATGAGACCTAGGGCCTTGAATGGGGCAGAGGAAATATTATGGGAAACTTCTTTCGTTAATTTTGACGTAAAGGGACCATGCCTTGTTAAATAG
- the LOC100186103 gene encoding uncharacterized protein LOC100186103 isoform X2: MLYINMILTVWLFMFSILLKQTNGQEIKDTDIHGESDWKCMEERKWELTNNTDVNKTQYPDVPMMHIPMGEPIEQFYPKGEIPNRGDHRELFAMYGEHRYVPPGEYIHNLEHNAVVFMYHPCTPDALVKQLRCVATSCTWKHLITAHKNLTKEHPIAVLTYGNVYQMSSINVSDVRAWVRHAIQYGGESHDDEQGSLNYTLVNLSIKPSEPGQTCAEDGPSCELVKPTVIQPIKVPELPNEANNPSTKTPRTEEAAWAVGSLLFLLIILTCGLCYTKLWQKRYEGNEKAKVWSDDSSAGSLSVAAVVRSFPHILKKGKKKGYVRNSSATQYKLIDETQSYSEDEI; the protein is encoded by the exons ATGTTGTATATCAACATGATTTTGACCGTTTGGTTGTTCatgttttcaatattattGAAGCAAACAAACGGACAAGAGATAAAG GATACTGACATACATGGTGAATCTGACTGGAAATGTATGGAGGAACGAAAATGGGAATTAACGAACAACACTGATGTTAATAAAACTCAGTACCCTGATGTACCT ATGATGCATATTCCAATGGGGGAACCAATAGAACAATTCTATCCAAAAGGAGAAATTCCAAAcag gGGCGACCATCGTGAGTTGTTTGCAATGTATGGCGAGCATAGATACGTACCTCCTGGTGAATATATTCATAATTTAGAG CATAACGCTGTAGTGTTCATGTACCATCCATGTACACCCGATGCATTGGTGAAGCAACTACGATGTGTAGCAACATCGTGCACATGGAAACATCTAATTACTGCGCATAAGAATCTAACAAAGGAACAC CCGATTGCGGTCTTAACTTACGGCAACGTTTACCAAATGTCGTCGATTAATGTGAGTGACGTACGAGCGTGGGTCCGCCATGCAatacagtatggtggggaGTCGCATGATGATGAACAAGGTAGTTTAAACTACACGCTTgttaacctgtcaatcaaaccaaGCGAACCGGGCCAAACATGTGCGGAGGACGGGCCATCGTGTGAACTCGTGAAGCCTACCGTTATT CAACCCATTAAAGTTCCTGAATTACCGAACGAAGCGAATAATCCTTCAACCAAAACACCGAG AACAGAGGAAGCTGCATGGGCAGTTGGTTCTCTTCTATTCCTCCTAATCATATTAACATGTGGGTTGTGTTACACCAAGTTGTGGCAGAAACGATACGAAGGAAACGAGAAAGCGAAAGTTTGGTCGGACGATTCGTCAGCTGGGTCACTAAGTGTCGCTG CGGTTGTTCGTAGCTTCCCCCATATATTAAAGAAAGGCAAGAAGAAAGGATACGTTCGTAACTCATCAGCCACACAATACAAACTAATAGATGAAACTCAATCTTATTCGGAAGACGAAATATGA
- the LOC100186103 gene encoding uncharacterized protein LOC100186103 isoform X1, whose amino-acid sequence MLYINMILTVWLFMFSILLKQTNGQEIKDTDIHGESDWKCMEERKWELTNNTDVNKTQYPDVPMMHIPMGEPIEQFYPKGEIPNRGDHRELFAMYGEHRYVPPGEYIHNLEHNAVVFMYHPCTPDALVKQLRCVATSCTWKHLITAHKNLTKEHPIAVLTYGNVYQMSSINVSDVRAWVRHAIQYGGESHDDEQGSLNYTLVNLSIKPSEPGQTCAEDGPSCELVKPTVIQPIKVPELPNEANNPSTKTPSNVHLHHRTEEAAWAVGSLLFLLIILTCGLCYTKLWQKRYEGNEKAKVWSDDSSAGSLSVAAVVRSFPHILKKGKKKGYVRNSSATQYKLIDETQSYSEDEI is encoded by the exons ATGTTGTATATCAACATGATTTTGACCGTTTGGTTGTTCatgttttcaatattattGAAGCAAACAAACGGACAAGAGATAAAG GATACTGACATACATGGTGAATCTGACTGGAAATGTATGGAGGAACGAAAATGGGAATTAACGAACAACACTGATGTTAATAAAACTCAGTACCCTGATGTACCT ATGATGCATATTCCAATGGGGGAACCAATAGAACAATTCTATCCAAAAGGAGAAATTCCAAAcag gGGCGACCATCGTGAGTTGTTTGCAATGTATGGCGAGCATAGATACGTACCTCCTGGTGAATATATTCATAATTTAGAG CATAACGCTGTAGTGTTCATGTACCATCCATGTACACCCGATGCATTGGTGAAGCAACTACGATGTGTAGCAACATCGTGCACATGGAAACATCTAATTACTGCGCATAAGAATCTAACAAAGGAACAC CCGATTGCGGTCTTAACTTACGGCAACGTTTACCAAATGTCGTCGATTAATGTGAGTGACGTACGAGCGTGGGTCCGCCATGCAatacagtatggtggggaGTCGCATGATGATGAACAAGGTAGTTTAAACTACACGCTTgttaacctgtcaatcaaaccaaGCGAACCGGGCCAAACATGTGCGGAGGACGGGCCATCGTGTGAACTCGTGAAGCCTACCGTTATT CAACCCATTAAAGTTCCTGAATTACCGAACGAAGCGAATAATCCTTCAACCAAAACACCGAG taatgtCCATCTCCACCACAGAACAGAGGAAGCTGCATGGGCAGTTGGTTCTCTTCTATTCCTCCTAATCATATTAACATGTGGGTTGTGTTACACCAAGTTGTGGCAGAAACGATACGAAGGAAACGAGAAAGCGAAAGTTTGGTCGGACGATTCGTCAGCTGGGTCACTAAGTGTCGCTG CGGTTGTTCGTAGCTTCCCCCATATATTAAAGAAAGGCAAGAAGAAAGGATACGTTCGTAACTCATCAGCCACACAATACAAACTAATAGATGAAACTCAATCTTATTCGGAAGACGAAATATGA